Proteins encoded together in one Candidatus Margulisiibacteriota bacterium window:
- the priA gene encoding primosomal protein N', giving the protein MIAEVVLSIVTSEIDKPYHYLVPDQLRETIKLGSQVVIPFGRRQEVGYVIGFVEKSEFPNLKEIVKVAEGNPLFSEKALAFAQWLAEYYFSFFVTALKLLLPPGMLKSGKGRKATEAKRGSGIVVRGSGFELTPAQANAVAKINEAIAAGKTEKFLLFGVTGSGKTEVYLRAIEAALKQGRGTITLVPEIALTPQLVERFCARFGDGIAVIHSELTLKERRLTWARVAAGEAPIVLGARSALFAPLPDIGLIILDEEYENSYKSDKSPRYQARAAAEKLAEIHGAVVILGSATPSLETFYRSETGEIERLELPRRIDDRPLPPVEVVDLREEMKRKNFGLLSAVLKNELAKTLANGEQAILFLNRLGYFTFVICRECGLTLECPHCSVALVYHTNDRRLRCGRCDYSRETPPLCPRCNSGTLRYFGSGTQRIEEEVAKLFPAARLLRYDRDTTGPRGSHDAFFATFASGQADILIGTQMVAKGLDIAKVTLIGVVSADTALHLPDFRASEHTFQLLTQVAGRAGRHHLPGKVIIQSYNPGHYAIQAAAKHNYREFYEQELANRHELLYPPFSHLVAIIVSAKEKEAAAGIAEELTAFLRKRLSGGVLGPAAAPIERLRGEWRFRLLLKGADLVVLRQAVRESLAKLAVPEEVRVTVDVDPAGLL; this is encoded by the coding sequence ATGATCGCCGAAGTTGTCCTCTCTATCGTGACCAGCGAGATCGACAAGCCCTACCACTACCTCGTTCCGGACCAGCTGCGCGAAACGATCAAGCTCGGTTCACAGGTCGTCATCCCCTTTGGCCGGCGGCAGGAGGTCGGTTATGTTATCGGCTTCGTAGAAAAAAGTGAGTTTCCCAATCTGAAAGAGATTGTTAAAGTGGCCGAAGGAAACCCTCTCTTCAGCGAGAAAGCGCTCGCCTTTGCCCAGTGGCTGGCGGAATATTATTTCTCCTTTTTTGTGACCGCTTTGAAGTTGCTGCTACCGCCGGGGATGTTAAAGAGCGGGAAGGGGCGGAAGGCAACGGAGGCGAAGAGGGGATCGGGGATCGTGGTTCGTGGATCGGGGTTCGAGTTGACTCCGGCGCAAGCTAACGCAGTTGCTAAGATCAATGAGGCGATCGCCGCTGGTAAAACCGAAAAGTTCCTCCTTTTTGGGGTGACCGGGTCGGGAAAAACAGAAGTTTATCTCCGGGCGATCGAGGCCGCCTTGAAGCAAGGGCGGGGGACGATCACCCTCGTTCCCGAGATCGCCTTGACGCCGCAACTGGTCGAGCGTTTCTGCGCTCGTTTTGGCGACGGGATCGCGGTCATCCACAGCGAACTGACCCTCAAAGAGCGGCGCCTGACCTGGGCGCGGGTCGCCGCCGGCGAAGCACCCATTGTCCTGGGGGCCCGCTCGGCGCTCTTCGCTCCTTTGCCGGATATCGGCCTGATCATCCTCGACGAAGAGTACGAGAACAGTTACAAGTCGGATAAAAGCCCGCGCTACCAGGCCCGCGCAGCGGCCGAAAAACTGGCGGAGATACACGGCGCGGTCGTTATTCTCGGCTCGGCGACCCCGTCCCTGGAAACTTTCTACCGTTCTGAAACCGGAGAGATCGAGCGGCTCGAGCTGCCGCGGCGGATCGATGACCGGCCCCTCCCGCCGGTCGAAGTGGTTGATCTGCGTGAAGAGATGAAGCGGAAAAATTTCGGGCTCCTCTCCGCCGTGTTAAAAAATGAACTGGCCAAGACCCTGGCTAACGGCGAGCAGGCGATCCTCTTCCTGAACCGGCTCGGCTATTTTACTTTTGTCATCTGCCGCGAGTGCGGCTTAACTTTGGAATGCCCGCACTGCTCGGTGGCGCTTGTCTACCATACCAATGACCGCCGGCTCCGCTGCGGCCGCTGTGACTACAGCCGCGAAACGCCGCCGCTCTGTCCGCGCTGTAACAGCGGAACCCTCCGTTATTTCGGTTCGGGGACCCAGCGGATCGAAGAAGAAGTGGCCAAGCTTTTTCCGGCGGCGCGGCTCCTCCGTTACGACCGCGACACGACCGGCCCGCGCGGCTCGCACGACGCTTTCTTTGCCACTTTCGCTTCCGGCCAGGCCGATATCCTGATCGGGACGCAGATGGTCGCCAAGGGACTCGATATCGCCAAGGTTACGCTGATCGGCGTCGTCTCGGCTGATACTGCCCTGCACCTCCCTGATTTTCGCGCCTCGGAACACACTTTCCAGCTCTTGACCCAGGTGGCCGGACGGGCTGGGCGGCATCACCTTCCGGGTAAGGTTATCATCCAGAGTTATAATCCCGGCCATTACGCCATCCAGGCGGCGGCCAAACATAATTACCGGGAGTTCTACGAACAGGAGTTGGCCAACCGGCACGAGCTTTTATATCCCCCCTTCTCCCATTTGGTCGCGATCATTGTCAGCGCCAAAGAAAAAGAGGCGGCGGCCGGAATAGCCGAAGAGTTGACCGCTTTTTTACGGAAGCGGCTCTCCGGGGGAGTGCTCGGGCCAGCCGCGGCGCCGATCGAGCGGCTGCGCGGCGAGTGGCGTTTCCGTTTATTGTTAAAAGGGGCCGACCTCGTCGTTCTCCGGCAGGCGGTCCGGGAGTCGCTGGCCAAATTAGCCGTCCCGGAAGAAGTCCGGGTGACGGTTGACGTCGACCCGGCGGGATTGCTCTGA
- the gmk gene encoding guanylate kinase: MPKRARRKRGLLVVISGPSGVGKSTVVRRLLKTNPDLTMSISSTTRVPRPGETHGQHYFFVTQEEFDARVKQDRFLEWAKVHGSYYGTPRKLIDEQLAKGETVVLEVDVQGAASIKRFVEEGKLKAAAVFIFLIPPSVDILAFRLKKRKTEDEEVVNYRLRAAIAELQVMEKYDYIVVNDKVESASEKIKAIINVEKERTLLN; the protein is encoded by the coding sequence ATGCCAAAAAGAGCCAGGCGGAAACGGGGTTTACTGGTGGTTATTTCCGGCCCTTCCGGGGTTGGAAAGTCCACGGTCGTGCGGCGGTTGCTGAAAACTAACCCCGACCTGACGATGTCGATCTCCTCGACTACCCGGGTGCCGCGGCCGGGCGAAACACACGGCCAGCATTATTTCTTTGTGACCCAGGAGGAGTTTGACGCTCGCGTCAAACAGGACCGGTTCCTCGAATGGGCCAAGGTGCACGGCAGTTATTACGGCACGCCGCGCAAGTTAATCGACGAGCAACTGGCCAAGGGCGAGACCGTCGTGCTGGAAGTCGATGTCCAGGGGGCGGCCTCGATCAAGCGTTTCGTCGAAGAAGGGAAACTGAAGGCGGCCGCGGTCTTCATTTTCCTGATCCCGCCGTCGGTCGACATCCTGGCCTTCCGCCTGAAAAAACGGAAGACCGAGGATGAGGAGGTGGTCAATTACCGATTGCGGGCGGCCATTGCCGAGCTCCAGGTGATGGAAAAGTACGATTACATCGTGGTCAACGACAAAGTTGAATCGGCCTCGGAAAAGATCAAGGCCATTATTAATGTTGAAAAAGAAAGGACGTTATTAAATTGA
- the coaBC gene encoding bifunctional phosphopantothenoylcysteine decarboxylase/phosphopantothenate--cysteine ligase CoaBC codes for MLNGKTIIVGVTGGIAAYKSCELVSRLTKLGAEVWVVMTKEATKLVAPLTFRTLSTNPVITDLFAEEVAASPVPHIALAQRADAIIVAPCTANVIGKIAHGIADDALTTFVLAATGKKIIAPAMNGEMWRNPLVIENVKKLTSLGYEFIGPLEGKLACGVEDIGKMSEPAEIVEKVVGLIGSLPAKTPAPAAQPVRPVAQDLAGKRFLVTAGGTRESIDPVRYISNRSSGKMGYALAEAARARGAEVVLVSGPVSLNAPTGVKVVEVESAKEMLAAVKEHMSGQNVIVMAAAVADYRPKITFWQKLKKDKPTYTLELARTTDILGELAKRKNGTCLVGFAAETDQHLDNAREKLDGKNLDLIVVNDVAAFEADRSKVTLLDRSGGVQELPEMAKKEIAHRILDAILRL; via the coding sequence ATGTTAAACGGAAAGACCATTATCGTTGGCGTGACCGGCGGCATCGCGGCTTACAAGTCGTGCGAGCTGGTCTCGCGCTTGACCAAGCTGGGGGCCGAGGTTTGGGTCGTAATGACCAAGGAAGCGACCAAGCTTGTCGCCCCGTTGACCTTCCGCACTCTCTCCACTAATCCGGTCATTACCGACCTCTTTGCGGAGGAAGTGGCTGCTTCCCCGGTTCCCCATATTGCTCTCGCCCAGCGGGCGGATGCGATCATTGTTGCCCCCTGCACGGCTAATGTCATCGGCAAGATCGCCCACGGGATTGCCGACGACGCCTTGACCACTTTTGTCCTGGCCGCCACCGGGAAAAAGATCATTGCTCCGGCGATGAACGGCGAAATGTGGCGCAACCCGCTCGTCATAGAGAATGTTAAAAAATTAACTTCGCTCGGTTATGAGTTTATTGGGCCGCTCGAGGGGAAGTTAGCCTGCGGGGTGGAAGATATCGGCAAGATGTCGGAGCCGGCCGAGATAGTGGAAAAAGTGGTCGGGTTGATCGGAAGTTTGCCTGCGAAGACGCCAGCTCCGGCTGCGCAACCGGTCCGACCGGTAGCGCAGGATCTGGCTGGGAAGCGGTTCCTGGTGACGGCCGGCGGGACGAGGGAATCGATCGACCCAGTCCGCTATATTTCTAATCGCTCGTCGGGCAAGATGGGTTATGCCCTGGCCGAAGCGGCCAGAGCGCGCGGAGCGGAAGTCGTGTTAGTCTCCGGCCCGGTTTCCCTAAACGCGCCAACTGGGGTCAAGGTGGTCGAGGTGGAGAGCGCCAAGGAGATGCTGGCGGCGGTCAAAGAGCATATGTCCGGGCAAAATGTCATTGTCATGGCGGCCGCGGTGGCCGATTATCGCCCGAAAATAACCTTCTGGCAGAAGCTGAAGAAGGATAAACCTACCTACACTTTAGAATTGGCGAGAACGACCGATATCCTGGGAGAGCTGGCCAAGCGGAAGAACGGGACCTGCCTGGTCGGTTTCGCGGCGGAGACGGACCAGCATTTGGACAACGCCCGGGAAAAACTTGACGGGAAAAACCTTGACCTGATCGTCGTTAACGACGTGGCCGCCTTCGAGGCGGACCGCTCTAAAGTTACTTTGCTCGACCGGTCCGGCGGAGTGCAAGAGTTGCCGGAAATGGCCAAAAAAGAGATCGCCCACAGGATACTCGATGCCATTCTACGATTATAA
- the rpoZ gene encoding DNA-directed RNA polymerase subunit omega: MTELSIDNLLTKAKNKFLLVNAAAGRAKQVAEGSLPYIDNFDPTNPVITALREIAADKIKIKVLTGPIKKAQELLVRDDEDAPADLGRLAKAPKKAAPAKKKEKKKK; this comes from the coding sequence TTGACTGAATTATCCATCGACAACTTACTGACCAAGGCGAAGAATAAATTTTTACTGGTGAACGCGGCCGCCGGCCGCGCCAAACAGGTGGCGGAAGGATCACTCCCCTACATCGATAATTTTGACCCGACCAACCCGGTGATCACCGCCTTGCGCGAGATCGCCGCTGACAAGATCAAGATCAAAGTCCTGACCGGGCCGATCAAAAAGGCCCAGGAACTGCTGGTCAGGGACGATGAAGACGCCCCGGCCGACTTGGGACGCTTGGCCAAGGCGCCGAAAAAGGCCGCCCCAGCCAAGAAGAAAGAAAAGAAGAAAAAGTAA